The Plasmodium vivax scf_6804 genomic scaffold, whole genome shotgun sequence genomic sequence AGTAAATAGTCCAGCCTAAAGATAATATAATACCTGAGGGACGATATTTCATGTAATTATCAATATACCTTTTACAAGTACTACCATCTACCCGGCACGAATCTCTCCaagtataatatattggAATTCTTTGTCTAAGATATTCTCGATATTTAAAACATGATTTAAGAGTTTCAGcgataatttcctttttcattatatcaaaatcttcaaaaaaatcaaataaatcCTTAATTTCTTGCAAAAAACTCATGCtgctaaataatttttggTCTGGATAACATTTgtaatcattatttttaaacgtATTGTcaacaatatttttccatacCTCTTGAACCTTAGGAACAATAGTTCTTAATTCCCCAACATTTTTACTAGATTGAAGATTACTATAGACTTGATCATATAACCAGTAATTTAAATCAAAGCAGTGCTTCTTACCGAATTCGTCCTTAACATTGTGTTTATTGTGGATCATTGATATGTTTCTACTTAGTTTCTTAAATAAATCATCAATCCAGCTGTGCTTACCTGTCAAATTACTTATttcattgtaataattacTATAAACATTTTCACTCGCATCCTTTTTCAAGTCTT encodes the following:
- a CDS encoding variable surface protein Vir12-related (encoded by transcript PVX_024690A), whose protein sequence is MKNNLPMAAKELTRITFNDVPSYLFYEDLKKDASENVYSNYYNEISNLTGKHSWIDDLFKKLSRNISMIHNKHNVKDEFGKKHCFDLNYWLYDQVYSNLQSSKNVGELRTIVPKVQEVWKNIVDNTFKNNDYKCYPDQKLFSSMSFLQEIKDLFDFFEDFDIMKKEIIAETLKSCFKYREYLRQRIPIYYTWRDSCRVDGSTCKRYIDNYMKYRPSGIILSLGWTIYFTYKNYPCYVEVHDIFAEAKELPLRDDNLYKDLMEKLSSLNSGHDLLSVRADDVDTGPTFFTPFGRSLLRTRAKVRKKIRANLDYEDIVLLNGSNESLATSSDDSSYHLSYSSSIN